One genomic window of Thermodesulfovibrionales bacterium includes the following:
- a CDS encoding type II toxin-antitoxin system RelB/DinJ family antitoxin: MAKTAMITARVDPELKSDAEKVLHKLGISTTEAINLFLSQVRLRKGLPFGVRIPNKTTLKAMKDAEEGRNLTESEDAEDMFRKLGI; the protein is encoded by the coding sequence GTGGCAAAGACAGCAATGATAACGGCGAGAGTTGACCCTGAGTTAAAAAGCGATGCTGAAAAAGTATTGCACAAGCTTGGGATCAGCACGACCGAGGCGATAAATCTGTTTCTGTCGCAGGTGAGGCTGCGCAAAGGGTTGCCTTTTGGTGTAAGGATACCAAACAAGACCACCCTGAAGGCCATGAAGGACGCTGAAGAGGGGCGGAACCTTACAGAGTCCGAAGACGCTGAGGATATGTTCAGGAAGCTGGGCATATAA
- a CDS encoding type II toxin-antitoxin system YafQ family toxin, with amino-acid sequence MPKPRYTRQFKKNIKKIQASGDKDMEKLKTVVRKLVDATTLESRYHDHSLAGNLKGHRHCHIEPDWILLYRIDKERQETTFVRTGSHSDLFVCQYLVLKKLRLMRSFKRVCQ; translated from the coding sequence ATGCCGAAGCCACGGTATACCCGACAATTCAAGAAGAACATAAAGAAGATTCAGGCGTCGGGCGACAAGGACATGGAGAAGCTTAAGACCGTTGTGCGAAAACTTGTAGACGCCACGACGCTTGAAAGCAGATATCATGACCATTCGCTTGCAGGCAATTTAAAAGGGCATAGACACTGTCATATAGAGCCTGACTGGATATTGCTTTATCGGATAGACAAAGAGAGGCAGGAAACTACTTTTGTCCGAACCGGCAGTCATTCGGATCTGTTTGTGTGTCAGTATCTCGTACTAAAAAAACTCAGACTGATGCGGAGTTTCAAAAGGGTGTGTCAGTAA
- a CDS encoding chloride channel protein, translating into MRKRVLEGSVLFISISKWIFLASVAGIIVGFSTAIFLKLLGISMAFAKGYKYYFVLLPLAMFLSVIIVKYLAPEAEGHGTERVIEAVHKRSGKINPLVVPVKLLATIITIALGGSAGKEGPCAQIGAGLSSSMADLLRFDDRDRKKLVICGISAGFASVFGTPIAGAIFGVEVLFVGGLIYDVLLPSFVAGIVGYHVSSYLGITYFHHALNFVPVFSSFFFIKVCLSGLFFGLCSFVFIELLNYLKSTSRKIRMPMALKGVLGGIILAGLALLVSTRYLGLGLDTIETALEGGQIPWSASFMKMLYTSITLNFGGSGGIVTPIFFIGATAGNIFGHALGLDPAVFAAIGMVSLLAGAANTPISASIMAVEIFGPAVAPYAAVACVISFLMTGHRSVYPSQVLSMSKSSSISVEKGHEMSDMGGVNVSLREKSITGGILKGLEKIKKNKS; encoded by the coding sequence ATGAGAAAAAGGGTTCTCGAAGGTTCAGTTTTGTTTATCAGTATCAGCAAATGGATTTTTCTTGCCTCTGTTGCCGGTATTATCGTCGGCTTTTCGACGGCCATTTTTCTTAAGTTACTCGGCATCAGCATGGCCTTTGCAAAAGGATATAAATATTACTTCGTACTCCTTCCCCTTGCGATGTTTCTGAGTGTCATTATCGTCAAGTACCTTGCCCCCGAGGCTGAAGGCCATGGCACCGAAAGAGTTATCGAGGCGGTCCACAAACGTTCGGGAAAGATAAACCCTCTCGTGGTCCCTGTAAAACTGCTTGCAACAATTATAACGATAGCTCTTGGGGGATCTGCAGGAAAAGAAGGCCCCTGTGCCCAGATAGGGGCAGGGCTTTCGTCTTCGATGGCGGACTTGCTCAGATTTGATGACAGAGACCGCAAAAAGTTAGTCATATGCGGCATCAGCGCCGGGTTTGCCAGCGTGTTCGGTACCCCCATTGCGGGCGCTATCTTCGGGGTGGAAGTCTTATTTGTCGGAGGCCTTATTTACGATGTTCTCCTGCCCTCGTTCGTTGCTGGGATCGTCGGATATCATGTTTCATCCTATTTGGGCATTACCTATTTTCACCACGCGCTGAATTTTGTGCCTGTCTTCAGCAGCTTTTTTTTCATCAAGGTATGTTTGAGTGGCTTGTTCTTCGGCCTCTGCTCTTTTGTGTTTATCGAACTACTGAATTACCTCAAAAGCACAAGTCGCAAGATCAGGATGCCCATGGCCCTCAAAGGCGTTCTTGGCGGCATTATCCTTGCGGGTTTGGCACTCCTTGTTTCTACCCGCTACCTGGGCCTGGGGTTAGACACCATCGAGACTGCCCTCGAAGGCGGGCAGATTCCCTGGTCGGCTTCCTTCATGAAAATGCTCTACACTTCCATCACCTTGAATTTCGGAGGCAGCGGCGGCATTGTGACCCCTATCTTTTTTATAGGGGCAACGGCAGGCAACATCTTTGGGCATGCGTTAGGACTTGATCCTGCGGTCTTTGCCGCTATCGGCATGGTCAGCCTTCTGGCCGGTGCCGCTAATACGCCAATTTCGGCAAGTATTATGGCAGTGGAGATCTTCGGGCCAGCTGTCGCTCCATATGCAGCCGTTGCATGCGTCATCAGTTTCCTGATGACCGGACACAGGAGTGTCTATCCGAGCCAGGTCCTATCGATGTCAAAATCATCTTCCATCTCGGTAGAAAAAGGCCATGAGATGTCTGACATGGGGGGTGTCAACGTATCACTGAGAGAAAAAAGCATTACCGGGGGTATATTAAAAGGGCTGGAAAAGATCAAGAAAAATAAATCATGA